Proteins from a single region of Haloarchaeobius litoreus:
- a CDS encoding aldehyde dehydrogenase family protein gives MRYEGPTELYIDGSWTSASAGTTIETVDPVTEEVYASIACAEAEDVDRAVDAAAVAAERGSEWRSLDPADRGRYLHAFADALAELEDEITMVESHDNGKTPFEAGLDVDMAIDTFRYYAGWTDKIQGDTIPVPGDRIDYTRREPVGVTAHIAPWNYPFQLAGRSLAPALACGNTAVLKPSSTTPLSALYFGEAADRAGLPDGVLNVVPGSGREAGTALATNGAVDHIAFTGSTGVGTTIMEHAAKNITGVTLELGGKGPNIVFPDANLDAAASGCHYGIFMNCGQMCWAGSRLLVHEEVHDEVVDRVVERAESTPLGGGIDDDGRMGPLVADWHREDVLDYIETGKEEGATLATGGGVPEDRDTGYFIEPTVFTDVTNDMTIAREEIFGPVLSVIEFSDTQEAIDIANDSPYGLLSGVWTKHIDTAHHVAESLDYGMVSVNEYPVTFPQTPFGGYKQSGFGREQGTPAIDEYTQVKNVNLNIDR, from the coding sequence ATGCGCTACGAGGGCCCGACAGAGCTGTATATCGACGGGAGCTGGACCAGTGCGAGCGCGGGAACGACCATCGAGACGGTCGACCCGGTGACCGAGGAGGTGTACGCGAGCATCGCCTGCGCCGAGGCCGAGGACGTCGACAGGGCGGTCGACGCCGCCGCCGTCGCCGCGGAGCGGGGGAGCGAGTGGCGGTCGCTCGACCCCGCCGACCGTGGCCGCTACCTCCACGCCTTCGCCGACGCGCTCGCGGAACTGGAGGACGAGATAACGATGGTCGAGTCCCACGACAACGGCAAGACGCCGTTCGAGGCCGGCCTCGACGTCGACATGGCCATCGACACGTTCCGGTACTACGCCGGCTGGACCGACAAGATACAGGGCGACACCATCCCCGTGCCCGGCGACCGCATCGACTACACCCGGCGCGAGCCCGTCGGGGTCACCGCACACATCGCCCCGTGGAACTACCCGTTCCAGCTCGCCGGTCGCTCACTCGCGCCCGCCCTCGCCTGCGGGAACACGGCGGTCCTCAAGCCGTCGAGCACGACACCGCTGAGCGCGCTCTACTTTGGTGAGGCCGCGGACCGGGCCGGGCTCCCGGACGGCGTGCTGAACGTGGTTCCGGGCTCCGGTCGCGAAGCCGGCACCGCCCTCGCGACGAACGGCGCAGTGGACCACATCGCCTTCACCGGCAGCACCGGTGTCGGGACGACCATCATGGAGCACGCCGCCAAGAACATCACGGGCGTGACGCTCGAACTCGGCGGGAAGGGCCCGAACATCGTCTTCCCCGACGCCAACCTCGACGCCGCCGCGAGCGGCTGTCACTACGGCATCTTCATGAACTGCGGCCAGATGTGCTGGGCGGGCTCGCGCCTGCTCGTCCACGAGGAGGTCCACGACGAGGTCGTCGACCGCGTCGTCGAGCGCGCCGAATCAACCCCGCTGGGCGGCGGTATCGACGACGACGGCCGGATGGGGCCGCTCGTCGCGGACTGGCACCGGGAGGACGTGCTCGACTACATCGAGACGGGCAAGGAGGAGGGTGCGACCCTGGCCACCGGTGGCGGCGTCCCCGAGGACAGGGACACCGGCTACTTCATCGAGCCCACGGTGTTCACCGACGTGACCAACGACATGACCATCGCCCGCGAGGAGATCTTCGGCCCCGTGCTCTCGGTCATCGAGTTCTCGGACACCCAGGAGGCCATCGATATCGCCAACGACTCGCCGTACGGCCTGCTTTCGGGCGTCTGGACCAAGCACATCGACACGGCCCACCACGTCGCCGAGTCCCTCGACTACGGGATGGTCAGCGTGAACGAGTACCCGGTCACCTTCCCGCAGACGCCGTTCGGCGGCTACAAGCAGAGCGGCTTCGGTCGGGAGCAGGGCACCCCGGCAATCGACGAGTACACGCAGGTCAAGAACGTCAACCTGAACATCGACCGGTAG
- a CDS encoding p-hydroxycinnamoyl CoA hydratase/lyase, with protein MTYEHVRLTEEDGVATVTLDRPEKRNAIVPELAAELDDALARVEDRVRVVVVEGEGEAFCAGMDLEKRFHEPRKEGPRAFYEAGRKTGRMFTTLYEYRRPTVAKVDGWTFGAGYCLQAVCDFAVATDEATLGLSEINFGIIPGGGAMWAAVNTMNRRDALYYTSTGEPFSGAEADQMGAVTMSVSEDEYESAVEELVDSLVEKNPVALQFNTAVLERVRYMDFDRALDYERGKSEEMKYYQEDEWVDEGIGQFKDRRYRPGLESYEERSGE; from the coding sequence GTGACCTACGAACACGTGCGGCTGACAGAGGAGGATGGCGTGGCGACTGTCACGCTCGACCGCCCCGAGAAACGGAACGCCATCGTGCCGGAGCTCGCGGCGGAGCTCGACGACGCGCTTGCACGGGTCGAGGACCGGGTACGGGTGGTCGTCGTCGAAGGCGAAGGTGAGGCGTTCTGCGCCGGGATGGACCTGGAGAAACGGTTCCACGAGCCGAGAAAGGAGGGGCCACGTGCGTTCTACGAGGCTGGTCGGAAGACGGGCAGGATGTTCACGACGCTGTACGAGTACCGACGCCCGACCGTCGCGAAGGTCGACGGCTGGACGTTCGGTGCCGGCTACTGCCTCCAGGCCGTCTGTGACTTCGCGGTCGCGACCGACGAGGCGACCCTCGGGCTCTCCGAGATCAACTTCGGTATCATCCCCGGTGGCGGGGCGATGTGGGCTGCCGTGAACACGATGAACCGACGCGACGCGCTCTACTACACCTCCACCGGCGAACCGTTCTCCGGTGCCGAGGCCGACCAGATGGGTGCGGTGACCATGTCCGTCTCCGAGGACGAGTACGAGTCGGCCGTCGAGGAGCTCGTGGACTCCCTCGTCGAGAAGAACCCGGTCGCACTCCAGTTCAACACCGCCGTCCTCGAGCGAGTCCGATACATGGACTTCGACCGTGCGCTGGACTACGAGCGGGGCAAGAGCGAGGAGATGAAGTACTACCAGGAGGACGAGTGGGTGGACGAGGGGATCGGCCAGTTCAAGGACCGACGGTACAGACCCGGTCTGGAGTCCTACGAGGAGCGTTCGGGGGAGTAG
- a CDS encoding class I adenylate-forming enzyme family protein, producing the protein MAHGTTLLDSIAAGARWYPDREALVQGERDRTVTYGELYEASRSVAHGLRGAGVEPGDRVAMVDRSTVEHTIAFLGVLWAGALPATVHFRESQETITAMVDRLDPTAVVFQPDLHDVVSPLVDTLASVELFVALDGLGDVPSFARPMTELRETDPGELPSVAPTDRAFINFSSGTTGVPKPVVHTHANVVESSHLGIFKKQIGPRTRTLKTNTPSFIAWANATFPTLTAGATVVYLERSDPAEILATVEAERVTSLVLVPTVWKHIVAAGTTAYDLTSVELAGYAGAPLDPPLFEAIRTSICERVTTMYGTTETMSSSTVLFPEDVTTETLDSIGYPAPNTELRLVEPDSRDPSAEVAQGDPGEILIRGPCVADEIWDDPAATADSFHDDGWVYTGDLAAVGDDGLLYLLGRADNMILSGGINVYPEKVRAALVDHPRIEDAAVVGVPHPEWGETPKAFIVSADPELDEADLEELCRELPALADYQRPRRFELVDSLPRTGTNKLDYAALRGSTSN; encoded by the coding sequence ATGGCGCACGGAACGACCCTGCTGGACAGCATCGCGGCGGGGGCCCGTTGGTACCCAGACAGGGAGGCACTCGTCCAGGGTGAACGCGACCGGACAGTGACCTACGGGGAGCTGTACGAAGCCAGCCGATCGGTCGCCCACGGCCTCCGGGGTGCCGGCGTCGAACCGGGTGACAGGGTCGCGATGGTCGACCGTTCGACGGTCGAACACACCATCGCCTTCCTCGGCGTGCTGTGGGCGGGGGCGCTTCCGGCGACCGTCCACTTCCGCGAGTCCCAGGAGACGATCACGGCGATGGTGGACCGACTCGACCCGACCGCCGTCGTGTTCCAGCCAGACCTGCACGACGTCGTCTCACCCCTCGTCGACACCCTCGCCTCGGTCGAACTGTTCGTCGCACTCGACGGACTCGGGGACGTCCCGTCGTTCGCGCGACCGATGACGGAGCTCCGCGAGACCGACCCCGGCGAGCTCCCGTCGGTCGCACCCACCGACAGGGCGTTCATCAACTTCTCCTCGGGCACGACCGGTGTGCCGAAACCCGTCGTCCACACGCACGCGAACGTCGTCGAGAGCAGCCACCTCGGCATCTTCAAGAAGCAGATCGGGCCGCGGACCCGGACCCTGAAGACGAACACGCCGTCGTTCATCGCGTGGGCCAACGCGACGTTCCCCACACTGACGGCCGGCGCGACGGTCGTCTACCTGGAACGCTCCGACCCCGCGGAGATTCTCGCGACCGTCGAGGCCGAACGGGTCACGTCGCTGGTGCTCGTCCCGACGGTCTGGAAGCACATCGTCGCGGCGGGTACCACCGCGTACGACCTCACGTCGGTGGAACTTGCGGGATACGCCGGAGCACCGCTCGACCCGCCGCTGTTCGAGGCCATCCGAACCTCCATCTGCGAGCGCGTCACGACGATGTACGGGACGACCGAGACGATGTCGTCCTCGACCGTGCTGTTCCCCGAGGACGTCACGACGGAGACACTCGACAGCATCGGGTACCCGGCCCCGAACACGGAGCTCAGACTCGTCGAGCCGGACTCCCGGGACCCGTCGGCCGAGGTCGCACAGGGGGACCCCGGCGAGATACTCATCCGTGGCCCCTGCGTGGCGGACGAGATCTGGGACGACCCGGCGGCGACCGCCGACAGCTTCCACGACGATGGCTGGGTGTACACCGGCGACCTCGCGGCCGTCGGTGACGACGGGCTCCTCTACCTGCTCGGCCGAGCGGACAACATGATTCTGAGTGGTGGCATCAACGTCTATCCGGAGAAGGTACGAGCGGCCCTCGTCGATCATCCGCGTATCGAGGACGCCGCCGTGGTCGGTGTTCCGCACCCGGAGTGGGGTGAGACGCCGAAGGCGTTCATCGTCTCTGCCGACCCGGAACTCGACGAGGCCGACCTCGAGGAGCTCTGCCGCGAACTGCCCGCCCTCGCGGACTACCAGCGCCCCCGGCGCTTCGAACTGGTCGACTCGCTTCCCCGGACCGGGACGAACAAGCTGGACTACGCGGCGCTTCGTGGGTCCACGTCGAACTGA
- a CDS encoding universal stress protein, whose protein sequence is MVILAAVDGEDGSEVTVETGADLARAFDEELEVLHVMSEDHYESVRGRLTSEDSVTYPIETKGQISVSSGDGNSSGGYTIDAAANDAAAVADQVVETALGDAPDVTVTTKGRVGEATQEIAQELERTDARYLVIGGRKRSPVGKALFGSTTQSILLNTDRPVMTCMHE, encoded by the coding sequence ATGGTAATCCTGGCGGCAGTGGATGGTGAGGACGGTTCCGAAGTCACAGTCGAGACCGGCGCGGACCTCGCACGAGCCTTCGACGAGGAGCTCGAGGTACTGCACGTGATGTCCGAGGACCACTACGAGAGCGTCCGTGGACGGCTCACGTCCGAGGACTCGGTCACCTACCCCATCGAGACGAAGGGACAGATATCGGTGTCCTCGGGCGACGGGAACAGTAGCGGGGGGTACACCATCGACGCTGCCGCGAACGACGCCGCCGCGGTCGCCGATCAGGTGGTGGAGACCGCGCTCGGGGATGCCCCCGACGTGACCGTGACGACGAAGGGACGGGTCGGCGAGGCGACCCAGGAGATCGCCCAGGAGCTCGAGCGGACGGACGCCCGGTATCTGGTCATCGGCGGCCGCAAGCGGTCACCCGTGGGCAAGGCGCTGTTCGGGAGCACGACGCAGTCGATCCTCCTGAATACGGACCGACCCGTCATGACCTGTATGCACGAGTGA
- a CDS encoding UbiD family decarboxylase: MAQRSMQHDLRAWLSEVEQADSLKRIDSEVDWDEEMAAITYVSHKEEGAPALLFENVKDYPEGYRVLFNMFSSSPTRLGIAMREGPDLGEHDLIQSARDKLTARKEPEQVSQDDAAVFENTDEGDDVDLWKFPVPKMWPGDGGRFIGTADLTITRNPETGALNMGTYRQMIHNENQTGLFTSPGKDLRLHMKKAWAKGEPLEVVAVYGVLPELYLASQLTFGEDLSELEVAGGIRDAPIEVTEGQITDLPIPANAEIAVEGKLYPNEQKMEGPFGEFTGYYGRPEEPAEVHTVEAVHHRDDPILTCALMADYPGCDINLTYSVGRSARIWNDLDTLGIPGVKGVYAHPAGASGMSMTVVSIEQQYAGHANQAATIAAQCPGGAYFSKFIVVVDEDVNPADTNQVIWAMATRWDAEQHTDMLTDTWSTPLDPSRNPPEDRPYGSQLLIDATKEHKYIDDFPPRTAVREEMYDNVVDRWDELGFDFDPPSLPLFFADTGTPGGSDDETSDGHMEM, encoded by the coding sequence ATGGCACAACGGAGCATGCAGCATGACCTGCGGGCGTGGCTCTCCGAGGTGGAACAGGCAGACTCGTTGAAGCGGATAGACAGCGAGGTCGACTGGGACGAGGAGATGGCCGCCATCACCTACGTCTCGCACAAGGAGGAGGGAGCCCCGGCACTGCTCTTCGAGAACGTGAAGGACTACCCCGAGGGGTACCGGGTACTGTTCAACATGTTCTCCTCGAGCCCGACCCGACTGGGCATCGCGATGAGGGAGGGGCCGGATCTGGGCGAACACGACCTCATCCAGTCAGCGCGGGACAAACTCACAGCCCGGAAGGAACCGGAGCAGGTCTCACAGGACGACGCCGCAGTCTTCGAGAACACCGACGAGGGTGACGACGTGGACCTCTGGAAGTTCCCGGTCCCGAAGATGTGGCCCGGTGACGGCGGTCGGTTCATCGGGACGGCCGACCTGACCATCACCCGGAACCCCGAGACGGGCGCACTCAACATGGGGACGTACCGGCAGATGATACACAACGAGAACCAGACCGGGCTGTTCACCTCGCCCGGGAAGGACCTCCGTCTGCACATGAAGAAGGCGTGGGCGAAGGGCGAGCCGCTGGAAGTAGTCGCTGTCTACGGGGTGTTACCCGAACTCTATCTCGCGTCACAGCTCACCTTCGGGGAGGACCTGTCCGAACTGGAGGTCGCGGGTGGCATCCGCGACGCACCAATCGAGGTCACGGAGGGGCAGATAACCGACCTCCCGATTCCGGCGAACGCCGAGATCGCGGTCGAGGGCAAGCTCTACCCGAACGAGCAGAAGATGGAGGGCCCCTTCGGGGAGTTCACCGGCTACTACGGCCGGCCCGAGGAGCCCGCCGAGGTCCACACGGTCGAGGCGGTCCACCACCGCGACGACCCCATCCTGACCTGCGCGCTGATGGCGGACTACCCCGGCTGCGACATCAACCTCACCTACAGCGTCGGTCGCTCGGCACGTATCTGGAACGACCTCGACACGCTCGGCATTCCGGGCGTGAAGGGCGTCTACGCGCACCCCGCGGGTGCGTCCGGGATGTCGATGACGGTCGTCTCCATCGAACAGCAGTACGCCGGCCACGCGAACCAGGCCGCGACGATCGCCGCACAGTGCCCGGGCGGTGCGTACTTCAGCAAGTTCATCGTCGTCGTCGACGAGGACGTGAACCCCGCCGACACGAACCAGGTCATCTGGGCGATGGCGACCCGCTGGGACGCCGAACAGCACACCGACATGCTCACCGACACGTGGAGCACGCCGCTGGACCCGTCACGGAACCCGCCCGAGGACCGCCCGTACGGCTCGCAACTGCTCATCGACGCGACGAAGGAACACAAGTACATCGACGACTTCCCACCACGCACGGCCGTCAGGGAGGAGATGTACGACAACGTCGTCGACCGCTGGGACGAACTCGGCTTCGACTTCGACCCACCGAGCCTCCCGCTGTTCTTCGCGGACACCGGAACGCCCGGCGGCAGCGACGACGAGACCAGCGACGGGCACATGGAGATGTGA
- a CDS encoding amidohydrolase family protein: MSVIESERFPLTEEMEEAFVVDVDFHFRAPVEKLLPYIRSDVVKRNLKITGFPPTTSYWFPGYATPMGEGGLEAHGTVEDGEDIVEVMEAMGIDMPILTPGYNKLPDSQYPLMKTEIAMAYNDYIIEEVLPTHENIKAVGLIPQWDPELAAEEVRRVGDEEDIVGMYGFFGHYDLLGNKEYDELFTELVDRDLPLALHGGGTANWNQKDPIGQSLRTWSCAYGLVHPVRAIMMTGNMIMTGVFDKFPELQVAMIEGGVNWVPFVGQRLDEMYQDHPEDIQMTERMHEMGQVYLDKLPSEYIDENFSFSSQPMSIPKNPRHFEATLEMINAKENLLFATDFPHYTTELHNWTFEHSAIDEELREQILSKNAERVFRI, translated from the coding sequence ATGTCAGTCATAGAGTCGGAGCGGTTTCCACTCACCGAGGAGATGGAGGAGGCGTTCGTGGTGGACGTCGACTTCCACTTCAGGGCACCAGTGGAGAAACTGCTCCCATACATCCGGAGTGACGTCGTCAAGCGCAACCTGAAGATAACCGGGTTCCCACCGACCACGTCGTACTGGTTCCCCGGCTACGCGACGCCGATGGGAGAGGGTGGGCTCGAGGCCCACGGGACGGTCGAAGACGGCGAGGACATCGTCGAGGTCATGGAGGCGATGGGCATCGACATGCCCATCCTGACCCCGGGCTACAACAAACTCCCCGACTCCCAGTACCCCCTGATGAAGACCGAGATCGCGATGGCGTACAACGACTACATCATCGAGGAGGTGCTGCCCACGCACGAGAACATCAAGGCGGTCGGGCTCATCCCCCAGTGGGACCCCGAGCTCGCCGCCGAGGAGGTCCGCCGCGTCGGTGACGAGGAGGACATCGTCGGGATGTACGGCTTCTTCGGCCACTACGACCTGCTCGGGAACAAGGAGTACGACGAGCTGTTCACCGAACTGGTCGACCGCGACCTGCCGCTCGCACTCCACGGCGGCGGCACCGCGAACTGGAACCAGAAGGACCCCATCGGGCAGTCGCTGCGCACCTGGTCGTGTGCGTACGGGCTGGTCCACCCGGTCCGTGCAATCATGATGACCGGCAACATGATCATGACCGGCGTGTTCGACAAGTTCCCCGAACTCCAGGTCGCGATGATCGAGGGCGGCGTGAACTGGGTGCCGTTCGTCGGCCAACGGCTCGACGAGATGTACCAGGACCACCCCGAGGACATCCAGATGACCGAGCGGATGCACGAGATGGGGCAGGTCTACCTCGACAAGCTGCCGAGCGAGTACATCGACGAGAACTTCTCGTTCTCCAGCCAGCCGATGAGCATCCCGAAGAACCCGCGTCACTTCGAGGCGACGCTCGAGATGATCAACGCGAAGGAGAACCTGCTGTTCGCGACGGACTTCCCGCACTACACGACCGAGCTCCACAACTGGACGTTCGAGCACAGCGCCATCGACGAGGAGCTGCGCGAGCAGATACTCTCGAAGAACGCCGAACGCGTGTTCCGCATATGA
- a CDS encoding MFS transporter — MSDHPDGWLDDRLPVVVTFWLLTTVGYAYIIVPSSVFPLVRESMGIGPFAASALISVTLAGQVVSNIPVGALLDRYHNVRLVGWATAGLLFVAVWGWYAASADAYWSLLGSRFLGGIVTVVMWTAGITVTNGLYDLRSRATVVGFFTTSAPAGFALGQFTGPLLATDGWAWSFVVYGVVCAGLYVALVVAAWRCAEPTTPQTETPTRAQFRRALVDRQVWQVAILAFVSFSAFLVLTNWMPSYLVSEFDYSLVFSGAFVALFPAMGIASRWGGGLLSDTWFGGRRRPVVFWSFLVATPAFVALGLVSDPLLLVFVLCVAGLSIQLGIGIFFAYAREIVPPSLSATAVSVTSAVAVLGATVGPLVTGALFEYTGSYVSVFGYAVVLSALGLVLARTAPEPSLEAEGAVESTGPEQQL, encoded by the coding sequence ATGAGTGACCACCCGGACGGCTGGCTCGACGACCGACTCCCGGTCGTCGTGACGTTCTGGCTGCTGACGACCGTCGGCTATGCCTACATCATCGTGCCGAGCAGCGTCTTTCCGCTGGTGCGGGAGTCGATGGGAATCGGCCCGTTCGCGGCGAGTGCGCTCATCAGCGTCACCCTCGCCGGTCAGGTGGTTTCCAACATTCCTGTCGGTGCACTCCTCGACCGCTACCACAACGTCAGGCTGGTGGGATGGGCAACGGCCGGACTCCTCTTCGTCGCCGTCTGGGGCTGGTACGCGGCGTCCGCAGACGCCTACTGGTCGCTCCTGGGGTCCCGGTTCCTCGGCGGTATCGTCACCGTCGTCATGTGGACTGCCGGTATCACCGTCACGAACGGGCTGTACGACCTGCGGAGCAGGGCCACAGTGGTCGGGTTCTTCACGACGAGCGCCCCCGCCGGATTCGCACTCGGGCAGTTCACGGGACCGCTGCTGGCGACCGACGGCTGGGCGTGGAGCTTCGTCGTCTACGGCGTCGTCTGTGCTGGCCTCTACGTCGCGCTCGTGGTCGCCGCCTGGCGCTGCGCGGAACCGACGACGCCGCAGACCGAGACGCCGACGAGAGCCCAGTTCCGTCGCGCACTCGTCGACCGTCAGGTCTGGCAGGTCGCCATCCTCGCGTTCGTCTCCTTCTCGGCGTTCCTGGTGCTCACGAACTGGATGCCGAGCTACCTGGTGAGCGAGTTCGACTACTCCCTGGTGTTCAGCGGGGCGTTCGTTGCGCTCTTCCCCGCGATGGGCATCGCCTCACGGTGGGGCGGGGGGTTGCTCTCCGACACCTGGTTCGGGGGACGGCGACGGCCGGTCGTGTTCTGGTCGTTCCTCGTCGCGACGCCCGCGTTCGTCGCGCTCGGCCTCGTCAGTGACCCGCTCCTGCTGGTGTTCGTGCTCTGCGTGGCCGGGCTCTCGATACAGCTCGGCATCGGCATCTTCTTCGCCTACGCGAGGGAGATCGTGCCGCCCTCGCTCTCTGCGACCGCGGTGTCGGTGACGAGTGCGGTGGCCGTACTCGGGGCGACGGTCGGCCCGCTCGTCACCGGCGCGCTGTTCGAGTACACCGGTTCCTACGTCAGCGTCTTCGGCTACGCGGTCGTGCTGTCGGCTCTCGGGCTCGTGCTCGCAAGGACCGCGCCGGAACCCTCGCTGGAGGCCGAGGGGGCCGTCGAGAGCACTGGACCGGAGCAACAATTATGA
- a CDS encoding DMT family transporter — MVEAVGVGLSVLAALALGATSILVRLGTQEGRSRDVVMYTFGMNLLLAVPVTVVYHYPDYGLTWEAVGAFSLAGLTGTLCGRVLFYRSIQEIGASRTEPVKATQPLHAAVVAAVVLGEALTASNLLGIALIIAGLAVVSREIVTSEESLVDVSPVMLVVPLGAAFFFGIEPTFAKLGFAEGTPVLVGLVVKVGAAALGMVLYLRYRGITVLPSPSALEPSARKWILLAGVTNTSFLFAYYAALAVSPVVMVVPVVQMSPLVVAVLSLLFLPRVEQVTAKLVGAAGIIVAGGIIVTLTS, encoded by the coding sequence ATGGTTGAGGCCGTCGGGGTGGGGCTCTCGGTCCTCGCGGCGCTCGCTCTCGGTGCCACCTCCATACTTGTCAGACTCGGCACGCAGGAGGGTCGCTCCCGGGATGTCGTCATGTACACGTTCGGGATGAACCTGCTGCTGGCAGTTCCGGTGACGGTGGTGTACCACTATCCCGACTACGGGCTGACGTGGGAAGCCGTCGGAGCCTTCTCGCTCGCCGGCCTCACGGGGACGCTCTGCGGTCGAGTGCTGTTCTACCGGAGCATCCAGGAGATCGGCGCGAGCCGCACCGAGCCGGTGAAGGCGACCCAGCCGCTGCACGCCGCGGTGGTCGCGGCGGTCGTCCTCGGCGAAGCCCTCACGGCGTCGAACCTGCTGGGCATCGCGCTCATCATCGCCGGACTCGCGGTCGTCTCGCGCGAGATCGTCACCAGCGAGGAGAGCCTCGTCGACGTTTCACCGGTGATGCTCGTCGTGCCGCTGGGGGCCGCGTTCTTCTTCGGCATCGAGCCCACCTTCGCCAAGCTCGGCTTCGCGGAGGGGACGCCGGTGCTCGTCGGGCTCGTCGTGAAGGTCGGTGCCGCCGCGCTGGGGATGGTGCTCTACCTCCGCTACCGGGGCATCACCGTACTGCCATCCCCCTCCGCGCTCGAACCCAGTGCCCGGAAGTGGATACTGCTCGCCGGCGTCACGAACACCTCGTTCCTGTTCGCGTACTACGCCGCGCTGGCGGTCTCGCCGGTCGTGATGGTCGTCCCCGTCGTGCAGATGAGCCCGCTCGTGGTCGCGGTGCTCTCGCTGCTGTTCCTTCCGCGAGTCGAACAGGTGACCGCGAAACTCGTGGGCGCGGCCGGTATCATCGTCGCCGGTGGCATCATCGTGACGCTGACGAGCTGA
- a CDS encoding ABC transporter substrate-binding protein, whose amino-acid sequence MVERPDRVQRTAGGTDASKRRRFLKVAGGGALVGLAGCLGGGGGGGDDTDTEDDNGGGGGGGGGGGGTTDGGDDSVEMPDTLRIGHPSPARPVYNLPTYTTFLSRMEDRGVTIEPQTFSGFTGVVAGMVSGEVDLAYTTPPSLVNATSQGFPIRSVMELSQRFSQQVIVQEEVDDWEQLRGETLVAHSPQSFSALVLKTAVRQNLGSADEVNYRYIIGTPNRIAAMQSGDTLATTVFTSGAISAQNRGIAKIFYNLNDDTDPMTLAQWTLLEDQINEQEEMYQVVFDEMQAAYNDVYSGDSAELADSALNSPTNFPDFGADVWAETIDIAKEDEMFPREKSSQLTEAKIQLGLQLSQQTELISEIPDTSTLVDRRFLE is encoded by the coding sequence ATGGTCGAACGACCAGACAGAGTCCAGCGGACAGCAGGTGGAACTGATGCATCGAAGAGGCGGCGATTCCTGAAGGTCGCTGGCGGTGGTGCACTCGTCGGTCTCGCCGGCTGCCTCGGGGGCGGCGGTGGTGGCGGGGACGACACCGACACAGAGGACGACAACGGTGGCGGTGGCGGTGGTGGCGGTGGTGGCGGTGGCACCACTGATGGCGGCGACGACTCGGTGGAGATGCCCGACACGCTCCGTATCGGCCACCCGTCGCCGGCACGACCGGTGTACAACCTGCCGACGTACACGACGTTCCTCAGCCGGATGGAGGACCGTGGTGTCACCATCGAACCGCAGACCTTCAGCGGCTTCACCGGTGTGGTGGCTGGGATGGTCAGTGGTGAAGTGGACCTCGCCTACACCACGCCGCCGTCGCTCGTCAACGCGACCTCGCAGGGGTTCCCCATCCGCTCCGTGATGGAGCTCTCGCAACGGTTCTCCCAGCAGGTCATCGTCCAGGAGGAGGTCGACGACTGGGAGCAGCTTCGCGGTGAGACGCTCGTCGCACACTCGCCGCAGTCGTTCTCGGCACTCGTGCTGAAGACGGCTGTCCGGCAGAACCTCGGCAGCGCGGACGAGGTGAACTACCGGTACATCATCGGGACGCCGAACCGCATCGCGGCGATGCAGTCCGGAGACACCCTCGCGACGACCGTGTTCACCAGTGGTGCGATCAGCGCCCAGAACCGCGGTATCGCGAAGATCTTCTACAACCTGAACGACGACACCGACCCGATGACGCTGGCCCAGTGGACGTTGCTGGAGGACCAGATCAACGAACAGGAGGAGATGTACCAGGTGGTCTTCGACGAGATGCAGGCCGCGTACAACGACGTCTACAGCGGCGACTCGGCCGAACTGGCCGACAGCGCACTGAACTCGCCGACGAACTTCCCGGACTTCGGTGCGGACGTCTGGGCCGAGACCATCGACATCGCGAAGGAGGACGAGATGTTCCCCCGGGAGAAGTCGAGCCAGCTGACCGAGGCGAAGATCCAGCTCGGGCTGCAGCTCTCCCAGCAGACCGAGCTCATCTCGGAGATTCCGGACACTAGCACGCTGGTCGACCGGCGCTTCCTCGAGTAA